A genomic region of Longimicrobium sp. contains the following coding sequences:
- a CDS encoding DMT family transporter, which translates to MQEKDGLGEGADVEPGIGAEATAPVPGWGWTEAALAMMVLVWGVNFAVVKHALGAFEPLAFNGLRFVVASVLVFAVLYLRGQFSMPGREDLPRVIALGLLGNVMYQMCFIPCTMRGKAISPDSMR; encoded by the coding sequence ATGCAGGAAAAAGACGGGCTGGGCGAGGGCGCCGATGTCGAGCCGGGGATCGGCGCCGAGGCGACGGCGCCGGTGCCGGGATGGGGATGGACGGAAGCCGCGCTGGCAATGATGGTGCTCGTCTGGGGCGTGAACTTCGCGGTGGTCAAGCACGCGCTGGGCGCGTTCGAGCCGCTGGCGTTCAACGGCCTTCGCTTCGTGGTGGCGTCGGTGCTGGTGTTCGCGGTGCTCTACCTGCGCGGCCAGTTCTCCATGCCCGGCCGCGAAGACCTGCCGCGGGTGATCGCGCTGGGGCTGCTGGGCAACGTGATGTACCAGATGTGCTTCATCCCTTGCACGATG